The genome window CAATTATTCTAAGGCGTTTTAAAGATGTTTTTGATATCGAAAAGTTTATACAATCGAAGAACGTTACTTACTGGCGAATGTAACAATTGCGAGTAGAGTGCCTTATATCATTTGTATGTAAATGTCTAAATagatcatatattttataaaagtgaAATGTTATTTCTCTCCGTCCTTTGCAGTGTTCTTTTTCTAtgcataaaatgtaaattcgcATAATGGTACAATgacattaattaattcaatgttagtgaaaaaaaaacaatttttttagatATACGAATGTCCACCGTTTGGTACATATTGGTATTAgttattttaagtaatttcataattttacaatttgcaTTGAATAAAATACAGGCGATTACATTCCTGGAACCGAccattctttcttctttcctacAAACGATTAGCTACGCAAGTCGTATTGTATTATTCTATGTTCATCACCATTATATCATAAGACAATCGACGCGTTTACGTAACtgacaattttttattgatacgatgtattaaagatattttgatacatctatcttatattttcatatttttccaaaaaaaaaaaaaaagaaaaagaaacaattataggcgtaaaaatgtacaaaaattcatatttatcagatttcttctcgtttttttCGATTCGTAATCTAagtttttgaatattaatgaaaatttagagATAAATGACGCGaatgttataaattgtatGTAATTTAACTTATTGCTTTAATTATTGCATTAATGATTAATTGAAACAACTGATGCATGCATTTCAAGCAAAAACTTGGTACAGAATCTTCAGTGCCTGTAATTATTTTCGCAAACCCAAGGATAGCATCAATTTCTGTATTCTGTTAACGGTAAGaatgtttttgtttttgtacGTTTTGCGGTTGAGACTGACGATAAATTCAAGCATGCAATACCTGTTCTACTCGTTTTAATAACCAGACCAAATAAAGTACCTATTCAATTTTGTTACTTGATTTATCTACTTCAATCTCCCATAGAAATATCTTTGATGACTCATTGGTTGTatagatatttatagaaaatgttgACATCgatgttattttttatgtcAAAGGATAATTATATTCTTGATCTAAATCAATtgtgtttaattattaataattgtgtCGATATGTCgctattgttatttaaatatgaCCATCTTAGGCTGTTTAATTCAGATTATTTTCATCATGGCTACGAGTACCTCTATCAAAATTCGCATTTATTTACGGTAGATACATACAAAAAATGTTACGCACTATGTGCGCTATTGAATGGATTTCCGTTTACCGGATGAAGCTGTTTGGAGCTTAAAGAGTTTTGTGCTGTTGCTTCGACTGCTGCGTTTTTCCACGGCAGCGTGGAACAAAAGCGATGAACAATAATCAACGGAAATAACACCGACGATACAAAAGCAGCTTTATATAATAACGCTctttaatcataaaatattgtcATTATATTATGATCTTTATTTctgttaaaacaatttttatttataataattgtatcttatttataaataatagataGAATATAAACTAGTTCCCTGGAAAACTTTAATTCTTCTGATTATTGAAACATTAATGCTCATTTTAATCGTGATCATTTAGGAAGACTTCTAGCTATATAAAGTATCATAGCACAATGGACCATAACGTCATTCCGTCTTGATCCGCTTCAGCCGAAGGTCGGTTTGTTCTTCGAACACAAATAACGGCCCATTCGCGTCCTCATGACAACATTCAGGTTTAGGCAGCTTCAGTTCTACGTTTTTCTTCGATCATACCAGTTCAACCTTGCCATTGGACGTTCGATTCAAACAGATAGAAACAGAAGTAAGGAAACGTGATTTCAATTTACTAGAACAATTACGAGCACTTAGATTAGTTTCAtttagattaatttaatttaatttgatagAGAAATCATAGTTGAATAAACGTGACGAAAGTGCCTCTAAACCAAATTAAATTCGCGTGATACGTGAATCGAAAGAGTTTGCTAAGAAAACCATCTCGACGAAGTTTCAGCCCCCTatccttattattattataaaataccaattttacattaaaattatcaagtgacaacgtttatatttttgcagTAAAAGCTGcctgttatatttattaatttacaattttctcaGATTTTTTCGAGTGGTGTGtcataattaaaaaacttaAATACccaatttttttatcttataatAAGAGTGACttatttcgtataatcgaTATAACGTGCATGTCATACGTGTATTATGTGCAATTCTAAATAGTTTTATGTTTATCCAACGAGTGAATTTCGAATGTTTTATCTTCTACTAATCTTCGTCGTTGTCAACGTTGATCACAGGTGCGCCATATATCTAGTGtgctgtaataaataaattatcgcaGTGATATGCAGgcaacaaaaattttattcccaAGCAGCCAATTGAGTTTGTTTATatactttatgtagcacttatACCTTTTGctattaatataatagttCGCGCATTGTACCAATGATATAAATACACGGATCATTCTTACATAAACAGAAAGCTAAAAGATAGTGatttataattgttttaattatgaTATTCTGAAAAATCTAGAAAAGTTACGAGTTAATAAACACGACATCAAACACATCATGTAAaccttttgtaaatattttttaatatttgtaaatataataaatataaaatgcagATCATAATATGTAAATCATATTTTGGTTAATAACTGTCTTAATAATAGGGGAATAAAGATTTGTCGAAATGGTTTTAGTAGGAAGTTCTTTCGATCGACGTATCGCAAGTTTCCTTTGACTTAGGATCGCTTTTGTCATACTTATTCAGCTACGCCATTTAACAGATAatgccattttttttttttttttagtttttctGGCTATAGTTGGTATAATTGTTGCActtatttcaacaaaaaataatttaaaaaatcttttagACCGTACTTCTTCTTAATATATGCCTTAATTTAACTAATTGCAATGTAATTTTCTAGCTCACGTTTTGTGCTTAGAAGTACTTGCACGTAGTCCTGGGTATCTGTTACGTCTGCAGTCTATAGAAAAGACGTGATAGAGTAATTGCAGGCCATTTAACTGTATTTTCTTGCCTATTGTATCGTCATTATTGTATTAGAACTTGCATTGAAAACTCGAGTTGTAGtgttataattatacataactatgatttgtataaaatattgttcacAAATTACATCGGATAAATACGTAACCAGTATGATAAGTAGTAGAAGTAGAAACgtttgaaagagaaaagataaaaattagtaTCTATTTAATAACAAGTGCGAGGATCTCTTTTCGATTCGACTTATATTTCAATTGACATTTTGCGATGCTGTTTATACATTCGAGATGTATTTTTATCTCCCCCGGGCAACTGATTAAATCTTTCGTAAGACATTTTAAGCTTTCGCGGTTGTAGAAACCAAGATTGACATACTTCGATTTagcacatatacatatacaacaTAACAGGATTTTGTAACAACATTAGAGAGATGttattaaagatatttaatttttcgtaatatatatgatataagaaTTTAAAAGGCATAGTTCATTCGATGTATATTGTCCAATGTGTATACTATACATGCATATGCGTGCATATATATTTCACGGggataataattaatcgaaaatggaaagaaattttctatgttacgttacaGAATCTATGGtttctatttttcgttttgCAGATATGTGGGGCGTTTTGTTGTTCGCGTCTCTTGCATTGACTAATGCCGtcgaatataaaacaatttattcgTGGAGCAACGTCgaatataattttccaaatgACGCTATTCGAGATTCTCTGATGCACAGTGGTGAATACATACCCGAAAATAATATGCCACTTGGTCTAGAAAATTGGAAAGACAAGATATTTGTTACTGTACCTCGATGGAAGAACGGCGTCGCGTCCAATTTAAATTACATCTCAAAGAACGATCCATCAGGTATCTAAGTTGGAAATTTTAAACTCTTAACTTTAAtgtagtaattaatatttcgttttttttttttttttaataaaaatatagaatgtcCAAAATTAAATCCTTATCCTAATTGGGAAACGAATTACATTAATACACCTGATGGCATTGTAAGCATCTTTCGTGTCAAAGTGGACGCTTGCGATCGATTATGGGGTGTCGACACAGGTACCGATGACATTTTAGGCAATAGCACACAAGTACGACCAGTGAGAATTTTCGTAATCGATTTGAAAACGGACAAGGtagtttaacaaatttatattaattaaaagctTACGTTTTAGTAAACATTAATcgcaatttgtaatttattgttagcATTAGGTTACTTTTATTATGATCTTCGCTTCGACACACACGCACACGACATCTTTTATATTGCTCGaacaaagaaatgaaattattctctaatagtaaaagttatttaataattacagaTATTGAGAATATATCCTCTAAAAAGTACAGACCAAACTTCAAATTCTTTCTTTGCCGATTCGGTAGTCGATGCAGATCCAGATAATTGTGACAATGCATACTTCTACATTTCCGATTTAAGCGGATACGGTTTGGTTGTTTATAGTTGGGCCAAGAACGATTCCTGGCGAATCTCGCACAATTTCTTCCACTTCGATCCTCTTCACGGTGAGATATTTTATGTAGcaaacgttaaaacgaaagaaaatatacaaatatgaaaataccatattgtatatttcttttaaaatatatcttccgtattttaataatatatcttttaaaatattttatattctcgcATGAACATATCGTTTGACGCTAATATGGTTGTTACTAAAATTTCACGGAAAATTGAACAAGTAGTTTTTGCTTTCAGGAAACTTTAATATCAGTGGATTCAACTTCCAATGGCAGGATGGTATATTTGGAATGTCTTTGTCTGCACGACAAAGCGACAACTATAAAACTTTGTATTTCCACGCGATGGCTGGTATCACTGAATTTTCTGTATCTACCGAAACCTTGCAGGATAGCACGTTAAGGAAAGCTAATAATTATGATGATTTTCACGTCGAGGGTACGAAAGGTCCATTTACTCAAGGACCTACTTCCGTGATTGATAGGAACACTGGTATCGATTATTTCACTCAAGTAAGCAGAAATGGCATCGCTTGTTGGGATACCAGCGTCGAATTAAACCCAAATACCTTCAGTAAgtaataattagaataataatttccttcttgtatttttttctaaataattatttacttgaGAATTTATTTGTGATTctgagaaatatatatatatatatagctataaaatattattactgtAAAACAATTGAAAACCTGTATTATCGAAGATTCGAGCAACGTTATATCGATTCAtaaataaccatcgttaaAGATTCTTCTATCGTGTTTATCGAGTTTCTTTTAAGGAAACCTGTCGCAGGAAGTGAAGGAAATCCCAAACAGGATTTTGTGTTGTATCGATTAATTCTTACCTAACGAAATTCTAAGAAATCTGACTTTGTACAAAGCAACGTGtatcgatatatttataaatcaccattgtcttttatttttgtagtTCTTGCAGTCCAAGACAACGCAACGATGATCTTTCCTAACGATTTGTCAATCGATCGGCCCAACAACATGCTATATGTGCTCTCCGATAATTTACCACAATTTATGTTCTCTACTTTTGACATGAAAAAGCGTAATTTCTTCATCACAGCGGTCAACCTCGATTCTTTAACGCAGATTTGCAAGAAACAGGATCTCAAACTTAAGAGACGTCTTCCTCATatcctttaattaaaaaacatgAATTTGCACAAAAACTACGATCTAACTAGCGTTTAGAATAGAAgtgattttattctatttctcTGAATCTACCTTTATTTATTCACAGAAGTTATACAAAAGAATATTCAGAATGATTACACGCGATATGTGAAGACCGCACGAAATATATGttgtaaatattgttaattctAACCGTGTTACAGTTAATTTACTTTATCCCTACACCGAATTCAGTCATTTATGTCAAAAACCATTCTATTTTAGAATACACGTTATATCTACAAGTAGTTTCGTCACTGAAGTAATATTTTACGAGTACGGTAAAAGGTTTCCATTATACGTTTCACGGGTCGTTTAAAGTATCTATAAGATATTTAAACTGTttcgttattatataattttacaaagtcGTTTCgactttataaaattatttactcgATTTAACGAAGTACGTATGAACACGAAACAAATATGACACTTGTTACAATTCAGCTTATGATGCAGTAttaatactttaaaatattcagataatatcgaaatatttgaaaaaaaaaaaataattattttgcataaattctttttccgtcgccgtaattatttttgattaGATTTTCTTTACTTCCAATAATATTCTCCTACGCCTCCAGGAATAATAGATTTCGATGTTATGTTTCTAGTCGTAAGTACATTCATCCTTTGCATCGTCGTCCTTATTACATGGAATTGTTTGgtaaaaagtgaaagaaacaattgaaaattatactgCCCCATTTATACGAGAGTTTCTTCtatgaaaaatggaaaagaatgTTATCTTTGATCGTAAATAAAATCACTTTTTAGTATCACTTCCCTTGGTCCCAATTTCACGTTCTTCATACacgttttgtaaaaaatacaatgaaatataatacatcCTTGAAGACATCTTAATCATAGAATAATACATGTTTTCGactgaaaatgaaagaaatttgttggaaaatgttatattaaaaatacgtataaaCATAGGCGCTATACATACTTTGGATTTTTGATTCGCAATGCCAGTTGTCTTCGTACCGTTCTCTGTTGTTTGTGGCTTTTTACTTTTGAATATCTTCGACATTTTACCTTTAACACAAAGGAAAAGGagtaatgtaatgtaaatttaatattggCACAATATcagaaattgattaaaaatataacaaataaatggcattattcgaaatttacgtaaatattttatatctattttattgtAGCTTTTTCATCCTTTAGATAAATCTTTCTATCATTTTCTGATTACTTTATCTTCCTTACCAGTTCTTGGAGGCGGCGATTGCACATCAGCATCGTCTTGAACGTTATCgttattcattttttcctcTTCAATAATTTTAGCTTTGTCGGTTTGTTTGTCGATTTCTATCGCCTCTTCCATGTTCGCTCTCGACCTTGTGGACTTAATACTCCCGCTACTCCTCGTGGATTTCATCGACCCTGATCCCTTTTTTTTCCCCGACTCATTTTCTTCGATTGTTTCTGGTTTCTTTTCTGAAGTATCTTCCgtctttatttcattttctttttccatcgaCGATGTTTTCTCATTGTCGGTGGAAGAATTTTCACTTGAAGATTTTAATCTCGGTGGTTTTGGCGGTGGCGTAGAATCCGAGGGAGACGTTTGTTTCTCAGGACTCGTCTCTAGTTTAGTATCATCGCCATTATTTGATTCCATCGGTTCTGTCTTAACGTCTTGACTATTCTTTCGTTTACCATCTGTTTCATCTTTATTTTCTGTATTACCATTTTCAAcattaatttcttcttcttcgtttcccGTATTATTTATCGTAGCTTCTGTGGTCGTTTCGTTATtgttttcttcgttattttcttctttatccaTTGATTCggatctcttttctttttcaacgtTTTCGCTTTTATCGTTTGTCTTCGTCGTTGATTCTTCTTCCTCCCTCTTTGGTACtgaattttcgttttcttctaGTTTCGATTCTTCGGATTCGCCTATATCAGCTGCCATTTCTTTCGATGTCACTTCAGCGTTTTCTTCGTTAGACATAGCATTCGATGATATTTCTTCTGGCTTGCCATTCGTAGATTTTTCAGGACTATTTCGAGGACTATCTGATTTCTCGATATTATTCACGAaatctataacgttattcgtgaCATCGTCTAccttattttttatgttttcttcGATTGTTTCCATAGATGTTTCTATAGCTTCCTGTGCATTTGTTATAGATTCTGTAATATTATTTCCTTGGTTCAACCTatctttcattatttcattaacattttCGTCGTGAGTCTCACTCTGTAGCCTATTTACAGGAAGCTTCAATGGTGGtaatgaatttcttttttgaatGTGTTCCTAGAACGTAAAAGAATTCATATGTTGATCTATTTTTCCTAAGATTAATcctttctattatattaaaaatgtgtCAAGTTTGAGGAAAATACGACAGGATCATCGATATGCATAGAACTTTCTTTTAAAAACATTCGCTTTACTTATTGAAACAAACTGAGATtgagatatacatataaatcagTGGACTTCAGGTATAATTCTATCTTTGACAGGTTgtcgaattttttttctttaaattgtcGTAGTAATCgcgagaaaattttttaaatcaataatCATAGAATTATAGGAatcgtataaattaatggaaattattGTTTATGAAGTGAATTGTAATTACCATTTGCGAGTTGTCTTCTTTTTGCGAGTGATTATTCGTGTCGCGTCTTTGACCAACTAAGATCGTGTGGCAGCCACCACACGCAacctttgaaaatttaaaaattatccgTAATTCATTAAATCTTATATGAATTATACATATGAGGAATAATTAAGCATGCaggtaaatataattacattcgAAACGAAAAGCTCCTTGTATCTTTGAACGAAAGTTAGTTCATGGACGTTGTTCTCGTTCTCCTCCAATCCTAATTTTCCGTGCCTTCCGTCGCCACACGTATACAGTTTTCCAGATTCTGCCACGAAAAGCTAACGTTATAGAAACGAGGCGTAATAACGAGGCTTTGTTTGACGTATCTCTCGtatttatcgatatattatagatattaatCGTCAgagtttattatattaattttctactaatttgtatttttaataaaaagtaattttctaaaaattcgtattaactttctatgaaaaattgtatagaaAACGAGATAGCGAGGATAATCGgtagaaattgtaataaaacttACCAGTAACAACAGCGGTGTGACTTTCCCCGCAAGATATTCGAGTAATTGTTTCATTTCGAAGCATGCCGCGTGGAAGAAGTTTCGGTATATGAAGTTCCGACAAATTACTTCCTAGACCAAGCTGACCGCTCGAATTACTTCCGGTGCAATATAAATTCCCATTTTCTGAAAAGCAATGAAACACGATAGATCAGGAGAATGCACTTtctattcaaaatttttaggGCAAGCATGCGAGATCTTGGATAAAATTTGCAGTAAAATTTAATGCGAtttttacgaattactgtTATCATTTAGCGTAATCCAATTTGTGAAAATTGGAgtttatgtatgtacatatattataccAGCTAGAACGACGGTGTGATGACCACCACACGCGACATGTACAGCAGGACTCGGTAATTGCATCTGTTTAGGCGCGACCTGTGTAGAAAAGCTGGCATCGATCCCCAATTTTCCACTTTCTGACTCACCACAGACGTAAACGAGACCACTTTCTGAAAATACCGtttaaaattcgaagaaaatttgttaatgcGGTGACACGTCCTACATTCAGTTTTAGaacgttattttataacataggAAATTACTAGCAATCGCTACTACATAGATatcaatattgaaattaatattttctattcgtGCAATACTAAATACTATAACTCGTAGTTTGcgcaattaaatttatcttaataCAAATCGGGAAATGCTCGACGATatcttgaaatatctttttatatatctatgaaaaaaaaattaaccaTTTTCATATCATAAtgtcaattaattatttttctattcatCTCACGAGAATTACAATTTTAGTTAAAAatcaatatgaaaaaatatacatcaacgtagttcgttctttctttttaataattttccaatgtTTTCAATTATCGAATTACCTGTCAGAAACGTGGAATGATAATATC of Bombus fervidus isolate BK054 chromosome 16, iyBomFerv1, whole genome shotgun sequence contains these proteins:
- the Y-f gene encoding yellow-f, with the protein product MTTFRFRQLQFYVFLRSYQFNLAIGRSIQTDRNRNMWGVLLFASLALTNAVEYKTIYSWSNVEYNFPNDAIRDSLMHSGEYIPENNMPLGLENWKDKIFVTVPRWKNGVASNLNYISKNDPSECPKLNPYPNWETNYINTPDGIVSIFRVKVDACDRLWGVDTGTDDILGNSTQVRPVRIFVIDLKTDKILRIYPLKSTDQTSNSFFADSVVDADPDNCDNAYFYISDLSGYGLVVYSWAKNDSWRISHNFFHFDPLHGNFNISGFNFQWQDGIFGMSLSARQSDNYKTLYFHAMAGITEFSVSTETLQDSTLRKANNYDDFHVEGTKGPFTQGPTSVIDRNTGIDYFTQVSRNGIACWDTSVELNPNTFILAVQDNATMIFPNDLSIDRPNNMLYVLSDNLPQFMFSTFDMKKRNFFITAVNLDSLTQICKKQDLKLKRRLPHIL
- the LOC139995446 gene encoding uncharacterized protein isoform X1, with product MGLTDLETIPETGAVFTIGRSRFADNVASHFFIRRDPVLSITCGDEHSAVICQTGRLFVFGSNDWGQLGLGHKNHISKPSCVKALKPERVTHVACGRAHTLICTGSQKIFACGSDQEGQLGRGISAIGDSANTPVLVYDSGLSGPKIVQIAAGSHHSLALTSDGGVFAWGSNLEGQLGLSDVSGLVNKPTKVHVPEPVKQISAGYYHSTFLTESGLVYVCGESESGKLGIDASFSTQVAPKQMQLPSPAVHVACGGHHTVVLAENGNLYCTGSNSSGQLGLGSNLSELHIPKLLPRGMLRNETITRISCGESHTAVVTESGKLYTCGDGRHGKLGLEENENNVHELTFVQRYKELFVSNVACGGCHTILVGQRRDTNNHSQKEDNSQMEHIQKRNSLPPLKLPVNRLQSETHDENVNEIMKDRLNQGNNITESITNAQEAIETSMETIEENIKNKVDDVTNNVIDFVNNIEKSDSPRNSPEKSTNGKPEEISSNAMSNEENAEVTSKEMAADIGESEESKLEENENSVPKREEEESTTKTNDKSENVEKEKRSESMDKEENNEENNNETTTEATINNTGNEEEEINVENGNTENKDETDGKRKNSQDVKTEPMESNNGDDTKLETSPEKQTSPSDSTPPPKPPRLKSSSENSSTDNEKTSSMEKENEIKTEDTSEKKPETIEENESGKKKGSGSMKSTRSSGSIKSTRSRANMEEAIEIDKQTDKAKIIEEEKMNNDNVQDDADVQSPPPRTGKMSKIFKSKKPQTTENGTKTTGIANQKSKVCIAPMFIRIFNITFSNKFLSFSVENMYYSMIKMSSRMYYISLYFLQNVYEEREIGTKGSDTKK
- the LOC139995446 gene encoding uncharacterized protein isoform X2 → MGLTDLETIPETGAVFTIGRSRFADNVASHFFIRRDPVLSITCGDEHSAVICQTGRLFVFGSNDWGQLGLGHKNHISKPSCVKALKPERVTHVACGRAHTLICTGSQKIFACGSDQEGQLGRGISAIGDSANTPVLVYDSGLSGPKIVQIAAGSHHSLALTSDGGVFAWGSNLEGQLGLSDVSGLVNKPTKVHVPEPVKQISAGYYHSTFLTESGLVYVCGESESGKLGIDASFSTQVAPKQMQLPSPAVHVACGGHHTVVLAENGNLYCTGSNSSGQLGLGSNLSELHIPKLLPRGMLRNETITRISCGESHTAVVTESGKLYTCGDGRHGKLGLEENENNVHELTFVQRYKELFVSNVACGGCHTILVGQRRDTNNHSQKEDNSQMEHIQKRNSLPPLKLPVNRLQSETHDENVNEIMKDRLNQGNNITESITNAQEAIETSMETIEENIKNKVDDVTNNVIDFVNNIEKSDSPRNSPEKSTNGKPEEISSNAMSNEENAEVTSKEMAADIGESEESKLEENENSVPKREEEESTTKTNDKSENVEKEKRSESMDKEENNEENNNETTTEATINNTGNEEEEINVENGNTENKDETDGKRKNSQDVKTEPMESNNGDDTKLETSPEKQTSPSDSTPPPKPPRLKSSSENSSTDNEKTSSMEKENEIKTEDTSEKKPETIEENESGKKKGSGSMKSTRSSGSIKSTRSRANMEEAIEIDKQTDKAKIIEEEKMNNDNVQDDADVQSPPPRTGKMSKIFKSKKPQTTENGTKTTGIANQKSKSKTCIIL